From Calothrix sp. PCC 6303, a single genomic window includes:
- a CDS encoding sensor histidine kinase produces MIPLIQNRKYPLRFLLYLECILVSIVVSSEVFASLFDFASRLPRIPLLNIFCLVIFAVMGLKLPINRRLNQVLYTSLEFGLLILASMLGGVLLVPLLYTVIVIRNCLIFTGEICTVINGLAVILSLLTQVYRLQIAEIINPFAIREQLGVLLVISTLILGLGTIFIQMAVNALLQESQSRQELSVANAQLREYAMKVEELATVQERNRIAREIHDSVGHALTILNLHLEAALKLWQSDPAEATEFLRDAKKLGSNALQEVRQSITTLRVNPIAELSLADAIFSLAEDFRRSNNISPKLEIELLQPVKNEIQVAIYRIVQEALTNICKHAEATEVTIQITQNLAINELRLIVSDNGKGFDLEQNTTGFGLESMRERLTSLTLKGNFQVVTAPNTGCQVIADFPFS; encoded by the coding sequence ATGATTCCTTTAATTCAAAATCGCAAGTATCCTCTGCGCTTTCTACTATATCTAGAGTGCATTTTGGTGAGTATTGTCGTTTCTAGTGAAGTTTTTGCTTCTTTATTCGACTTTGCTTCACGATTACCAAGAATACCGCTGCTGAATATATTCTGTTTGGTGATATTTGCAGTTATGGGTTTGAAGTTACCAATTAATAGGCGATTAAATCAAGTTTTATATACGAGTCTAGAATTTGGCTTATTAATATTGGCTTCAATGCTGGGAGGAGTTCTTTTAGTTCCTCTACTTTATACTGTTATCGTAATTCGTAACTGTTTGATATTTACAGGAGAAATTTGCACAGTTATTAATGGTTTAGCTGTGATTTTATCTTTGTTAACACAAGTATATCGACTTCAAATTGCAGAGATAATTAATCCTTTCGCAATCCGCGAACAATTAGGAGTTTTATTAGTAATTTCTACATTGATTTTAGGTTTAGGCACAATTTTTATTCAGATGGCTGTAAATGCTTTGCTCCAAGAATCTCAAAGTCGCCAAGAGCTTAGTGTTGCCAATGCCCAACTACGAGAATATGCCATGAAAGTTGAAGAATTAGCAACCGTCCAAGAACGTAACCGAATTGCCCGCGAAATTCATGATTCTGTAGGACATGCTTTAACTATTTTAAACTTACATTTAGAAGCAGCTTTAAAACTTTGGCAATCTGATCCTGCGGAAGCTACAGAGTTTCTCAGAGATGCAAAAAAACTAGGTTCCAATGCTCTCCAAGAAGTGCGACAATCGATTACAACTTTGCGAGTGAATCCAATCGCCGAACTATCACTTGCAGATGCTATTTTTTCTTTAGCAGAAGATTTTCGGCGTTCCAATAATATTTCACCAAAATTAGAAATAGAGCTACTACAACCAGTTAAAAATGAGATTCAAGTAGCTATTTACAGAATTGTTCAAGAAGCTCTCACTAATATTTGCAAACATGCAGAAGCAACCGAAGTCACTATCCAAATTACCCAAAATCTAGCTATAAATGAATTGCGGTTGATTGTCAGTGATAATGGTAAAGGTTTTGACTTAGAACAAAATACAACAGGTTTTGGCTTGGAGAGTATGCGCGAAAGACTTACATCTTTAACTCTAAAAGGTAATTTCCAAGTCGTCACTGCACCAAATACAGGATGTCAAGTAATCGCAGATTTCCCTTTTTCCTAG
- a CDS encoding sterol desaturase family protein has product MNFSNIALKFLPLFLILILTEAFLIVGWKKQKYPWQESLVSLSVAIGHHASQMIPTSALMIFAWHHRISTISIDSWWNVFLLFICLEFAYYWYHRASHRIRWFWASHSVHHSPEKFNFSAAYRLGWTGGISGSSLFFVPLAWLGFEPLAIVTGMALNLTYQFWIHTELIPKLGFLELIFNTPSHHRVHHAANSEYIDRNYGGVLIIFDRLFGTYAEEKVEIPVIYGLTYPIKSNNPFKIALYEWIKIIKDVIGADSWQEGCCYLFAPPNWKKLNSSCSLPTAIGNNHTYLEQGE; this is encoded by the coding sequence ATGAATTTCAGCAATATAGCTTTAAAATTTTTGCCTTTATTCTTGATTTTGATTTTAACTGAAGCATTCCTGATTGTTGGATGGAAAAAGCAAAAATATCCTTGGCAAGAAAGTTTAGTTTCCCTGAGTGTTGCAATTGGACACCATGCTAGTCAAATGATTCCAACTAGTGCTTTGATGATATTTGCTTGGCATCATCGCATTTCAACTATTTCTATAGATTCCTGGTGGAATGTATTTTTATTGTTTATTTGCTTAGAGTTTGCCTACTACTGGTACCATCGCGCATCTCATCGAATTCGTTGGTTTTGGGCTAGTCATTCTGTGCATCATTCACCTGAAAAGTTTAATTTTTCCGCAGCTTACCGATTAGGTTGGACAGGGGGAATATCTGGTAGTTCTTTATTTTTTGTTCCGCTTGCTTGGCTGGGTTTTGAACCATTAGCAATTGTCACGGGAATGGCGCTAAATTTAACTTATCAATTTTGGATTCATACAGAGTTAATTCCAAAATTGGGTTTCTTGGAGTTAATTTTTAATACTCCATCACATCATCGAGTTCATCATGCTGCTAATTCAGAATATATTGATCGCAATTACGGAGGTGTTTTAATTATCTTTGACCGTTTGTTTGGAACTTATGCCGAGGAGAAAGTAGAGATTCCAGTAATTTATGGGTTAACTTATCCAATTAAGTCAAACAATCCATTTAAAATAGCTTTATATGAATGGATCAAAATCATTAAAGATGTAATTGGTGCTGATTCTTGGCAAGAAGGTTGTTGTTATTTGTTTGCACCTCCCAATTGGAAAAAATTGAATAGTAGTTGCAGTTTGCCCACAGCTATCGGGAATAATCATACTTATCTGGAACAGGGCGAATAG
- a CDS encoding AMIN domain-containing protein, giving the protein MNAKFSQKQLHRWWKLIFSMSLFTITTILALQSASIANLANIQLEEWQFFPEYNQLEFTLSSPSQPKYFYLSQPPRLVVDLPNTKLGRLSTQQNYSGTIQRVRLSQLNANVTRIVMDLAPGTNFDPKLVQFQQVPWQKPNHWALRIFPGNYSAPINPYPNNFPQSPANYPQQLPNNNPLPISSPQFPANNLPQLPPNNQPPIYSPQLPTNNQPPIYSPQPPTNNQPPIYSPQFPTNNQPPIYPPQPNNNYPQIPNSNNNLPPYSVPNSYGNQQPTVTVPPLTPNNSPGLPGNNQLPPANFPNPSGGFINAPPPSFPANNNPVNNSNSGVIEWGQTIPNQR; this is encoded by the coding sequence ATGAACGCAAAATTTAGTCAAAAACAACTTCACCGTTGGTGGAAACTTATTTTCAGTATGAGTTTATTCACCATTACAACTATCTTGGCTCTCCAAAGTGCTAGCATAGCCAATTTAGCCAATATTCAACTAGAAGAATGGCAATTTTTTCCTGAATATAACCAACTAGAATTTACCCTTTCAAGTCCTAGTCAACCAAAATATTTTTACCTTTCCCAACCACCGCGCTTAGTTGTAGATTTGCCCAACACCAAACTAGGTAGACTTTCTACCCAACAAAACTACTCTGGTACAATTCAAAGAGTCCGTCTTTCTCAACTCAATGCAAATGTAACCCGCATTGTCATGGACTTAGCACCAGGAACAAACTTTGATCCAAAATTAGTGCAATTCCAACAAGTTCCCTGGCAAAAACCCAACCATTGGGCATTACGAATCTTTCCTGGTAATTACTCTGCCCCAATAAATCCATACCCTAACAACTTTCCCCAATCCCCAGCTAATTATCCACAACAGTTACCTAACAATAACCCACTACCAATTTCCTCGCCCCAATTTCCAGCTAATAACTTACCGCAACTTCCACCCAATAATCAACCACCCATTTACTCACCTCAACTTCCAACTAACAATCAACCACCCATTTACTCACCTCAACCTCCGACTAATAATCAACCACCCATTTACTCCCCTCAATTTCCAACTAATAACCAACCACCAATTTATCCACCTCAACCAAATAATAACTACCCACAAATCCCTAATTCAAATAACAACCTTCCTCCCTACTCTGTCCCCAATTCTTACGGGAATCAACAACCCACCGTAACTGTTCCCCCACTCACACCCAACAATTCCCCAGGATTACCTGGAAATAACCAACTCCCACCAGCTAATTTTCCTAACCCATCAGGTGGTTTTATCAATGCACCACCCCCAAGTTTTCCAGCTAATAATAACCCTGTAAATAATTCCAACTCTGGAGTCATTGAGTGGGGACAAACTATTCCAAATCAGCGTTAG
- a CDS encoding filamentous hemagglutinin N-terminal domain-containing protein yields the protein MKRIEFLLANLFLSSLVTLTSTIGEAQITPDNTLGKESSQIDSNVVINGLNADKISGGATRESNLFHSFSQFNINDGQRVYFTNPSGVINILTRVTGKDPSNIFGTLGVDGAANLFLINPNGILFGKNASLDIQGSFVGTTANGLKFGNQGVFNATNPEAPPLLTINPSVLWFNQLNQSAAIQNNSTASSGKDPTNSFDTFGLRVADGKSLLLVGGDVNISGGGLVAFGGNIDIAGVKGNGIVELNRNGESLSFKIPSELERANISLTDEAGLIVTAGGGGNINIVGKDININNSSIQAGILGGLGSVNTQAGDIKLDAQGVATIDNNSRIFNYLDSGAIGNAGNITINAQRLNVNDGSQIGTLHFGNGNTGNIIVNASESVELNGGNGGFFAQLNRNGKGTAGNISIDTGTLNIRNGAQINSITLANGNAGKIEITARDTVSLSGKGFSRIVNNVGSGAVGNTGGIYIKTGSLFASDEARILSSVAGTGNSGRIFIEASAKVSLTGVGDLNLGRNNFDASGTIFASSVNFGGVGDSGGVVIKTGTLTLDSSQINASTAGTGNSGSIVIEARDTVELLKGSDMFTEVTCACEPNGGGVGGIGNGGDIRITTGSLLLDIGANLRADTEARGNGGNIIIDARDSVTFKSDIRDYSGGAFTQVEPEAVGKGGNITIKTGNLSISGYQEINTRTQGQGDAGNIFIDANTISLTGSNVRIISSASKSGRLPNTFGNGGNIDIKAGSLSLNEGANILAGSEFSRAAAGNIKIDANRITLKNQSSIKSESVADADGGNINFKLDDFLLLRNNSKISTNAGTEKAGGNGGNINIDAPFIVAVPKEDSDITANAFTGNGGNVNIQAENIFGIEARPKPTNQSDITASSELGVQGQVSIRQPDVDPTKGIIELPKGLQDQSDQLGQLCGLGRKPLGRFVITGKQGTLPTNPLNLMQGGSDFMPLATLGASNLTDRVNPIADNLMVQKHVPDRIVEAQALARGADGELYLVADASNVTPLSRHGVPACADVGK from the coding sequence ATGAAAAGAATAGAATTTTTACTTGCAAACCTTTTTTTATCTAGCTTAGTAACACTTACCAGTACAATAGGTGAAGCACAAATTACTCCGGATAACACGTTAGGAAAAGAATCTTCACAAATTGATTCTAACGTTGTAATCAATGGTTTGAATGCAGATAAAATCAGCGGTGGTGCAACTAGAGAAAGCAATCTTTTCCATAGTTTTAGTCAGTTTAATATCAATGATGGACAAAGAGTCTATTTTACCAATCCTTCTGGAGTTATAAATATACTGACGCGAGTTACAGGTAAAGATCCATCAAATATCTTTGGGACATTAGGCGTTGATGGGGCTGCCAATTTATTTTTAATTAATCCCAATGGCATATTATTTGGCAAAAATGCCAGTTTAGACATTCAAGGTTCCTTTGTTGGAACAACTGCAAACGGACTAAAGTTTGGCAATCAGGGAGTATTTAACGCGACAAATCCCGAAGCCCCACCATTATTGACAATCAACCCTTCTGTATTGTGGTTTAATCAACTCAATCAGAGTGCAGCGATTCAGAATAATTCTACAGCCTCATCAGGAAAAGACCCAACAAATTCATTTGATACTTTCGGCTTACGAGTAGCAGATGGTAAAAGTTTGTTGTTAGTTGGTGGAGATGTCAATATTAGTGGTGGTGGATTAGTTGCTTTTGGCGGCAATATTGATATTGCTGGAGTCAAAGGTAATGGAATTGTAGAACTGAATCGAAATGGCGAGAGTTTGAGCTTTAAAATTCCCAGTGAATTAGAAAGAGCAAATATCTCTTTAACAGATGAAGCAGGATTAATAGTGACTGCTGGAGGTGGTGGAAATATTAATATTGTCGGCAAAGATATTAATATCAACAATAGTTCCATCCAAGCTGGCATTTTAGGTGGTTTGGGGTCTGTGAATACTCAAGCTGGTGATATTAAACTTGATGCTCAAGGTGTTGCAACAATTGACAATAATAGCCGAATTTTTAACTACCTCGATTCTGGGGCGATAGGAAATGCTGGAAATATCACCATAAATGCTCAACGTTTGAATGTTAACGATGGTTCACAGATTGGAACTCTTCATTTTGGTAATGGAAACACAGGCAATATAATAGTTAATGCTTCTGAATCTGTAGAATTAAATGGAGGGAATGGGGGATTTTTTGCTCAATTAAATAGGAACGGAAAAGGAACGGCAGGTAATATATCTATTGATACTGGAACTTTGAATATTCGCAATGGCGCACAAATTAATAGCATTACTTTAGCCAATGGAAATGCTGGAAAAATAGAAATTACAGCCCGTGATACTGTTTCTCTCTCGGGAAAAGGCTTTAGCCGAATTGTTAATAATGTTGGCTCTGGTGCAGTAGGTAATACTGGAGGCATATATATCAAAACTGGTTCGTTATTTGCCAGCGATGAAGCCCGAATTTTATCCAGTGTCGCAGGAACAGGAAATTCTGGAAGGATATTCATTGAAGCCAGTGCCAAAGTTTCTTTAACAGGAGTAGGGGATCTAAATCTTGGTAGAAATAACTTTGATGCTTCGGGAACCATCTTCGCTAGCAGTGTTAATTTTGGTGGTGTCGGTGATAGTGGTGGTGTTGTAATTAAAACTGGCACTTTGACATTAGATAGTTCCCAGATCAATGCCAGTACAGCCGGAACAGGTAATTCAGGTAGCATCGTCATTGAAGCACGAGACACAGTAGAGTTACTCAAAGGCTCTGATATGTTTACTGAAGTCACTTGTGCCTGTGAACCGAATGGTGGGGGTGTTGGTGGAATCGGAAATGGAGGAGATATCCGAATTACAACAGGTTCGTTGCTACTAGATATTGGTGCTAATTTACGTGCTGATACTGAAGCTCGTGGCAATGGAGGCAATATTATTATTGATGCGCGAGATAGTGTTACATTCAAAAGTGATATCAGGGACTATAGTGGTGGGGCTTTTACCCAAGTTGAACCAGAAGCGGTTGGAAAAGGGGGCAATATCACCATTAAAACTGGAAACTTATCTATTTCTGGATATCAAGAAATTAATACCAGAACTCAGGGACAAGGTGATGCGGGCAACATATTTATAGATGCTAATACCATCTCCCTGACAGGATCTAATGTTCGGATTATTAGTAGTGCTAGTAAAAGCGGAAGATTGCCAAATACCTTTGGTAATGGGGGCAATATTGATATCAAGGCTGGATCTTTATCTCTAAACGAGGGTGCAAACATATTAGCTGGTTCAGAATTTAGTCGAGCGGCTGCGGGAAACATTAAAATTGATGCTAATCGAATCACCCTGAAAAATCAAAGTTCAATTAAATCTGAATCCGTTGCTGATGCTGATGGTGGGAATATCAATTTCAAGTTAGATGATTTTTTGCTGTTACGTAACAACAGCAAAATTTCCACCAATGCTGGTACAGAAAAAGCAGGGGGGAATGGTGGAAACATCAATATTGATGCACCATTCATAGTTGCTGTACCCAAGGAAGATAGTGACATCACAGCAAATGCGTTTACAGGTAATGGTGGTAATGTCAATATTCAAGCTGAAAATATCTTTGGTATTGAAGCACGTCCCAAGCCAACAAATCAAAGTGATATAACAGCTAGTTCGGAACTTGGAGTACAGGGACAAGTTTCGATCCGTCAACCCGATGTTGACCCTACCAAAGGTATTATTGAATTACCCAAGGGTTTACAAGATCAAAGTGATCAACTTGGGCAACTATGCGGTCTGGGTAGAAAGCCTTTAGGGAGATTTGTCATTACTGGGAAGCAAGGTACTTTACCAACCAATCCCCTAAATTTAATGCAGGGTGGTAGTGATTTTATGCCTCTGGCGACTTTAGGTGCCAGTAATTTAACTGATAGAGTTAATCCAATTGCAGATAATTTGATGGTTCAAAAGCATGTACCTGATAGAATTGTTGAGGCTCAAGCTCTGGCGAGGGGTGCCGATGGAGAATTATATTTAGTTGCAGATGCATCTAATGTTACACCGCTTTCTCGTCATGGGGTGCCAGCTTGTGCTGATGTTGGTAAGTAG
- a CDS encoding Uma2 family endonuclease yields MTNLQIQTEPMSMTVDISSLMTLPQMSDEQFHEFCHRNANLRIERNANGEVIVMPPAFSDTGNRNFKVAVQLGIWAEGDGTGEGFDSSAGFTLPNGAMRAPDASWIKLDRWNALTEKQKASFAPICPDFVVELRSTSDTLKSLQTKMQEYIENGASLGLLIDRQSQTVYCYRADGSVAVLNQPEQVICDPELPGFALQMAKIW; encoded by the coding sequence ATGACTAATCTACAGATTCAAACCGAACCGATGTCGATGACGGTAGATATCTCCTCTCTCATGACATTACCGCAGATGAGTGACGAGCAATTTCATGAATTTTGTCATCGCAATGCCAATCTGCGGATCGAACGGAATGCTAATGGTGAAGTAATTGTTATGCCTCCAGCTTTTTCGGACACTGGAAATCGTAATTTTAAAGTTGCTGTACAACTGGGAATTTGGGCAGAGGGGGACGGTACTGGTGAAGGCTTCGATTCTAGTGCAGGGTTTACACTACCGAATGGAGCAATGCGCGCTCCCGATGCATCCTGGATTAAACTCGATCGCTGGAATGCTCTTACCGAGAAGCAAAAAGCCTCGTTTGCACCGATATGCCCCGATTTTGTGGTGGAATTGCGATCGACTAGCGACACGCTCAAAAGTTTGCAGACAAAAATGCAGGAATATATCGAAAATGGTGCGAGCTTGGGATTATTAATCGACAGGCAAAGTCAGACGGTGTATTGTTATCGAGCGGATGGTTCGGTTGCCGTTTTAAATCAACCCGAACAGGTGATTTGCGATCCAGAACTACCAGGTTTTGCGTTGCAAATGGCTAAAATTTGGTAG
- a CDS encoding pentapeptide repeat-containing protein produces MQKVYFSCSFSFFASLLFSLPVSAANPEHVKQLLNTNSCPSCDLSNADLYGAKLSKANLQGANLQGAILNYALLGRANLEGANLSNADLSGTFLGEANLEKANLQGAKLSQAFLYKANLEGANLSNAYLSGTALTRANLRGANLRKSVIFVSILSEADLQDANLMEAKLLSSNLERANLARANLTKAQLHNAILQDANLTQAKLVKAELNQASLARANLLNADLTGAILQQATLYLANINGAIFKEAFLYGTMMPDGKFNMTGKQ; encoded by the coding sequence GTGCAGAAAGTTTACTTTAGCTGCTCTTTTTCCTTTTTTGCTAGTTTATTATTTTCTCTACCTGTATCTGCCGCTAACCCTGAGCATGTAAAACAGTTATTGAATACAAATAGTTGTCCTAGTTGCGATTTATCGAATGCAGATTTGTATGGAGCTAAACTTTCAAAGGCAAATCTTCAAGGAGCAAATCTTCAAGGAGCTATACTTAATTATGCACTGCTAGGTCGTGCTAATCTCGAAGGAGCAAACTTATCAAATGCTGATTTGTCTGGAACTTTTCTTGGAGAAGCTAATCTTGAGAAAGCAAATCTTCAAGGGGCAAAACTTAGTCAAGCATTTTTATATAAAGCAAATCTCGAAGGAGCAAACTTATCAAATGCATATTTGTCCGGAACTGCACTTACAAGAGCAAATCTTCGGGGAGCTAACTTACGGAAAAGTGTTATTTTCGTGTCTATTTTATCAGAAGCAGACCTTCAAGATGCTAATCTTATGGAAGCAAAACTTTTATCTTCTAATTTGGAAAGAGCAAATTTAGCAAGAGCAAATTTAACCAAAGCACAACTTCACAATGCTATTCTTCAAGATGCCAACTTGACACAAGCTAAATTAGTAAAAGCGGAATTAAATCAAGCTTCATTAGCAAGAGCCAATCTTCTAAATGCTGATTTAACTGGAGCCATTTTACAACAAGCTACCTTATATTTAGCCAATATAAATGGGGCTATTTTTAAGGAAGCTTTTTTATATGGCACGATGATGCCAGATGGTAAATTTAATATGACAGGCAAACAATAA
- a CDS encoding DNA cytosine methyltransferase, which produces MEYAIAQQKKFLPLNEKELFLSHVKLQEILIFKISVDTVSPTSNNFSLFPDNCLLIPLLNHTSSSSNRPVAIDLFAGAGGFSLGMEQAGFDILVAVEYDPIHASTHAFNFPLTETLCSDIADVTGKMILQAADKSWRKYHQHDSKACQKWNKKIDLVFGGPPCQGFSLMGKRDLEDIRNNLIFHFCRLVLELRPKYFVMENVPGITTGKYKKTLLQLENAFENAGYNVRQTVLNAADFSVPQKRQRLFLVGSSNPQGFDIPFPIKASPLQTTVRDAISDLPDIDTIPQLINSDEVLLTESQLQIINQKTTPYIQFLRCNFPLPNLTTFQYPRYWNPQILTSSMQTQHEESSKTRFLETPQGELDPISRLRRLKLDGFSHTLRAGTDKQRGRHTSPRPIHPTFPRVITVREAARLHSFPDWFRFHQTKWHGFRQVGNAVPPLLARTIGERIITALNIQPSHPQTILDLGDTQLLRFVPTTAQKYWDNRK; this is translated from the coding sequence ATGGAGTATGCGATCGCGCAGCAAAAGAAATTCTTACCTCTAAATGAAAAGGAACTGTTTCTAAGTCATGTGAAACTGCAAGAAATCCTCATTTTCAAGATAAGTGTGGATACTGTATCACCCACCAGCAATAACTTTTCCCTGTTCCCTGATAACTGTTTACTGATTCCTTTGCTAAATCACACATCTTCAAGCTCAAATCGTCCCGTTGCCATTGATTTATTCGCTGGTGCAGGTGGTTTTTCATTGGGAATGGAACAGGCTGGATTTGATATTTTAGTGGCAGTTGAGTATGATCCAATACATGCTTCAACCCATGCCTTCAACTTTCCCCTCACAGAAACCCTTTGTTCTGATATTGCCGACGTTACAGGGAAGATGATTCTTCAAGCAGCAGATAAAAGTTGGCGAAAATATCATCAACATGACTCGAAAGCTTGCCAAAAATGGAATAAAAAAATAGATTTAGTGTTCGGTGGACCACCTTGCCAGGGGTTTTCACTGATGGGGAAACGTGATTTAGAAGACATCCGCAACAATTTGATATTTCACTTCTGCCGACTAGTATTAGAACTGCGTCCCAAGTACTTCGTCATGGAAAACGTTCCAGGAATTACCACCGGGAAATATAAAAAAACCCTATTGCAGCTAGAGAACGCATTTGAAAATGCTGGTTACAACGTGCGGCAAACAGTTCTTAATGCTGCTGATTTTAGCGTACCTCAAAAACGGCAGCGATTATTTTTAGTTGGCAGCAGCAACCCCCAAGGCTTTGATATTCCCTTCCCCATCAAAGCTTCTCCACTACAAACCACAGTCCGTGATGCAATTTCGGATTTACCCGACATTGACACTATTCCCCAACTTATTAATAGTGACGAAGTACTATTGACAGAAAGTCAACTCCAAATCATCAATCAAAAAACCACACCCTACATTCAATTTCTCCGCTGCAATTTCCCCCTCCCAAACCTCACAACCTTCCAATACCCCCGTTATTGGAACCCCCAAATCTTAACCAGTTCCATGCAAACTCAGCACGAAGAAAGCTCAAAAACTCGCTTTCTCGAAACACCCCAGGGAGAACTAGACCCCATCAGCCGTTTACGTCGTCTTAAACTAGATGGTTTTTCCCACACATTACGTGCAGGTACCGACAAACAACGAGGTAGACACACATCACCCCGTCCCATTCATCCTACATTTCCCAGAGTCATCACAGTTAGAGAAGCTGCCAGATTACACTCCTTCCCCGATTGGTTTCGCTTCCATCAAACCAAATGGCACGGTTTTCGCCAGGTTGGTAATGCTGTACCCCCACTTTTAGCCCGTACCATCGGCGAAAGGATTATTACAGCTTTAAATATTCAGCCATCCCATCCTCAAACAATTTTAGATTTGGGTGATACCCAGTTACTCAGATTTGTTCCCACCACAGCACAGAAATATTGGGATAATCGGAAATAA
- the lpxB gene encoding lipid-A-disaccharide synthase, whose translation MRIFISTGEVSGDLQGSLLVTALKRQAAIANRELEIVALGGEQMAVAGATLLGNTAGIGSLGLLEVLPYVVPTYKLQHQAFAFLKQNPPDAVVLIDYMGPNLAIAKFIRRHLPETPIFYYIAPQAWAASLKIITSQTTREVVKVSDKLLAIFPEEARYYREHGANVTWVGHPLIDRISEFPTREAARANLGIGEGDICVALLPASRQQELNFLLPTIFATAKEIQLKLPQVHFWIPLSLDKFRDAIAQSIQAYNLNATIVSGQNKDVLAAADLAITKCGTVNLELALLNVPQVVLYKLSKLSYWIAQNILQLSLPFASPPNLVMMQPIVPEFIQETATPENLTQAAMELLLNPERKQKIQADYREMRQALGENGVCDRAAKEILTSK comes from the coding sequence ATGCGGATATTTATTAGTACAGGTGAAGTTTCTGGTGATTTACAGGGTTCATTGTTAGTGACGGCGCTGAAACGTCAAGCTGCAATAGCCAACAGGGAGTTAGAGATTGTAGCCTTAGGTGGTGAACAAATGGCAGTAGCAGGGGCAACTCTGTTGGGTAATACTGCGGGAATTGGTTCTTTGGGACTCTTGGAGGTGTTGCCCTATGTGGTGCCAACATACAAGTTGCAACACCAAGCTTTTGCTTTTTTGAAACAAAATCCACCAGATGCAGTGGTACTGATTGATTATATGGGACCTAATTTAGCGATCGCTAAATTCATCCGTCGCCATTTACCTGAAACCCCAATATTTTATTACATTGCCCCCCAAGCTTGGGCAGCTTCACTAAAAATCATCACCAGTCAAACTACAAGAGAAGTTGTCAAAGTTAGTGATAAATTACTGGCAATATTCCCCGAAGAAGCTAGATATTACCGCGAACATGGGGCAAACGTGACTTGGGTGGGGCATCCATTGATTGATAGAATCAGCGAATTCCCAACCAGAGAGGCAGCGCGGGCTAATTTGGGCATTGGAGAAGGTGATATTTGTGTAGCATTGTTACCTGCTTCTCGGCAACAGGAATTAAATTTTTTATTACCAACTATTTTCGCCACAGCCAAAGAAATCCAACTAAAATTACCCCAGGTACATTTTTGGATACCATTATCACTGGACAAATTCCGGGATGCGATCGCGCAATCGATCCAAGCATATAATCTCAATGCCACAATTGTCTCCGGTCAAAATAAAGATGTCCTTGCAGCCGCCGATTTAGCAATTACCAAATGTGGCACAGTCAACTTAGAATTAGCATTACTCAACGTTCCCCAAGTTGTTTTATACAAGCTGAGTAAGTTATCCTACTGGATAGCCCAAAACATTCTGCAATTATCATTGCCCTTTGCTTCCCCACCCAACTTGGTAATGATGCAACCCATCGTCCCAGAATTTATCCAAGAAACAGCCACCCCCGAAAATCTCACCCAAGCAGCGATGGAGTTACTCTTAAATCCTGAACGCAAACAAAAAATTCAGGCAGATTATCGAGAAATGCGCCAAGCATTAGGGGAAAATGGAGTATGCGATCGCGCAGCAAAAGAAATTCTTACCTCTAAATGA